One genomic window of Gallaecimonas sp. GXIMD4217 includes the following:
- a CDS encoding right-handed parallel beta-helix repeat-containing protein, translating to MNQANLTLPGLLALATVLTGCTQTSTPPQPQAATDWRLGTPARILQVTSLADAGAGSLRAAITLANDSPGTDLIVFRSDKGLFAKPQTIELESPLPAITDELLIDGYIDNMLWKASGITLDGNNRHGIFRVSEGVKAKISHLTLANGQAGTGGAVFNAGTLILSGMLLRDNQAREGGALYNQGQLQLINSTFFNNQAKQQGGAVANLGHMVITHNTFHHNGAPNGGAISNSGSFVLRNSIVANSRSDFDCLSSTLPRQGSTRNLIESSSGCGAVFSSQDPKLGKLGGYNGPTRTIPISTRSPAFNWADNSAAVDELARPLVWDQRGNGDPRYAGGIADIGAFEVQSRVIYEVDTLSDEDIRQCTRAKGDCSLRGVLALLGGNGNHGTVTFDKQLFSEPRLIRLASPLPRLNKQLVLDASNTAGVTIRLDGDAAAFRNRITAQQVVLLGR from the coding sequence ATGAACCAAGCCAACCTCACCTTGCCCGGCCTGCTGGCACTGGCCACAGTGCTGACCGGCTGCACACAAACAAGCACTCCCCCGCAGCCACAGGCAGCAACGGATTGGCGGCTTGGGACACCCGCCCGGATCCTGCAGGTGACATCCCTTGCCGATGCCGGCGCCGGCTCCCTCAGGGCGGCCATCACCCTGGCCAACGACAGTCCCGGTACCGATCTGATCGTTTTCCGCTCCGACAAGGGCCTTTTCGCCAAGCCGCAAACCATCGAACTGGAAAGCCCCCTGCCCGCCATCACGGACGAGCTGCTCATCGACGGTTACATCGACAACATGCTCTGGAAGGCAAGCGGCATCACCTTGGATGGAAACAACAGGCACGGCATCTTCAGGGTATCCGAAGGGGTCAAGGCCAAGATCAGCCACCTGACCCTGGCCAATGGCCAGGCCGGCACAGGAGGCGCCGTATTCAATGCCGGCACCCTCATCCTCTCCGGCATGCTGTTACGAGACAACCAGGCTCGGGAAGGAGGCGCCCTTTATAACCAGGGGCAGCTGCAGCTGATCAACAGTACCTTTTTCAACAACCAGGCCAAGCAGCAAGGGGGAGCCGTCGCCAACCTGGGGCACATGGTGATCACCCACAACACCTTCCACCACAACGGCGCCCCCAACGGCGGCGCCATCAGCAACAGTGGCTCCTTTGTGCTGCGCAACAGCATCGTCGCCAACAGCCGGTCCGACTTCGACTGCCTGTCGAGCACCCTGCCCCGGCAGGGGAGCACCCGCAATCTGATCGAATCGTCTTCCGGTTGCGGCGCCGTCTTTTCAAGCCAGGATCCCAAGTTGGGCAAGCTCGGCGGTTATAACGGCCCCACCAGGACCATTCCCATATCCACCCGAAGCCCCGCCTTTAACTGGGCCGACAACAGCGCCGCTGTGGACGAACTGGCTCGGCCCCTGGTCTGGGATCAGCGCGGTAACGGCGACCCCAGGTATGCGGGCGGCATTGCCGACATCGGGGCCTTCGAAGTCCAGTCCAGGGTGATCTATGAGGTCGATACCCTCAGCGATGAGGACATCAGGCAATGTACCAGGGCCAAGGGCGACTGTTCACTCAGGGGCGTCCTGGCCCTGCTCGGCGGCAATGGCAACCACGGCACGGTCACCTTCGACAAGCAGCTGTTCAGCGAGCCCAGGCTCATCCGGCTTGCATCCCCCCTGCCACGTCTGAACAAACAGCTGGTTTTGGACGCTTCAAACACGGCGGGCGTCACCATTCGCCTCGACGGCGATGCCGCAGCCTTCAGGAACAGGATCACGGCGCAGCAGGTCGTCCTGCTCGGCAGGTAG